The genomic window GGTAAAGAAGGTTGGGTTAATCGGCGCTATGTGACGGCGGAGCCTGCCGCCCGAAGCCAGCTTAAGCGTTGGCAGGAGAAAGCCGAACAGCTCAGACAACAGGTTGAGCAATTGCGTCAGGAAAAGGCAGTGTTGCGCGATCGTCTTGAAAAAGCGGTGAAGCAATATGCCGCTTATCAAACGGAAGTGGAACGACTGAAGTCAGCACTGGAAACGGCCGAGCAAAAAGTGGCCAGATTATCCGATGTTCAATATAACGATCTTTTTCTGAAAGGCGCTGCTGTGGCCTTGGCCAGCATATTGCTGGGCGTGCTACTGGGCCGGCGTCGGCGACATTCGGGCTGGGCCTGATCCGGATCAATTTCCTTTTGGCGGCGACCCGCTCCGTCACTGTTCGGACTAGGCAAGCACGCTGCAAACACTATAATGGCGCGATAGTGA from Gammaproteobacteria bacterium includes these protein-coding regions:
- a CDS encoding TIGR04211 family SH3 domain-containing protein, translating into MRVVILVAMMLFAVTLYGEEQSRAATTFYVTDDLSIPMRSGPTQAYRIIGWPKAGTALVLLAESDDGKWAQVRLPSGKEGWVNRRYVTAEPAARSQLKRWQEKAEQLRQQVEQLRQEKAVLRDRLEKAVKQYAAYQTEVERLKSALETAEQKVARLSDVQYNDLFLKGAAVALASILLGVLLGRRRRHSGWA